The Tripterygium wilfordii isolate XIE 37 chromosome 21, ASM1340144v1, whole genome shotgun sequence genome segment GCCTAACGAGGTTGATACACTGTCTTCGGATCTGAAGCTGAAGATCGGCGTCGTCTTGTCTGGTGGTCAAGCTCCGGGAGGTCATAATGTGATCTCTGGCATCTTTGGTGAGGATATTGTCATTGATTGAGATCAATTTGTTACATGTTTGCTCATGCTGTAGACGTTTATTTTGCTTTCTTGCTTTTTGTTATAGATTACTTGCAGGATCGTGTGAAAGGAAGCACCCTGTTCGGGTTCAAGGGTGGTCCTGCTGGGATCATGAAGTGCAAATATGTAGAATTAACAACGGATTATATTTATCCATATAGAAATCAGGTTCGGATTTCTTGGTTTGATTTTACAGTTGTGAAAGAGTACAACTTTTTCTATGTGAAGATTGTTGCATTCATCCTTAAATGAGCAGCAGCTGTGGAATCTGGACTAAGAATTTAGTAAGATTTGTTTTTGTGAGTATAGATTCATTTATACTGGTTGACGGTTGTTTATGTGATCTTTTAAAAAGTTGATATGTTCAAATTGAATTTGCAAATCCTTGATATTGATAATGCAATGGAATGTAAAACCTCAATGTTTGTTGTCTATTTTTATGTATTTACAATTGTTTCTCAAAGTCTCTGACTCTCTGTGCCGTGTATGTTTGTTGTGGTTCAGTATTAAGGAAGGATGTGTCAGTGGTAAGTATTAAACTAGCTACAAAAGTAGTAGTTTTTTAAGTCTTTAAATGAATGTGGATATGGCATGCAGCAGCTAAACATGTTAAAATGTAGTTAGGGGCGTAATACATTGAATTACTCATTAATACTGTACGAATTAGTCATTAATCATGTAAGTCTGTCTGGACAACCATGTTGGCTATGCATTTGTTTTTGCCCTGTTGGTTGCTGAACCAAAACAATCTGATTCTCCTTTACTTTCCTTTTCCCAGGGTGGCTTTGATATGATTTGCAGTGGGAGAGACAAGATTGAAACTCCTGAGCAGGTGAGTCTTGGATTTTGTATATTGAGTTTTGCGTGTGGTGTTTTACATAATGTggcttagtaaaaaatgggctCAACTTTCAGTTCAAACAAGCTCAAGAAACAGCTTTGAAACTCGATTTGGATGGGCTTGTTGTTATTGGTGGAGATGACTCCAACACAAATGCTTGCCTCCTCGCTGAAAACTTCAGGTATGTTTTCTAGGCATCCATTTTTCCTTTGGGTTGTAATGCGTGGGTTCAGGAttgtttccatttttctttttggcattATCTTTGTTCGAAAAATCAATTGCGAtacttttgtttcctttttttgatCAATCAGGAGCAACAATATTAGAACTCGGGTGATTGGGTGCCCAAAGACCATTGATGGGGATTTGAAATGTAAAGAGGTTCCTACCAGTTTTGGATTTGATACTGCATGCAAGGTGATCATAGTTTTGCATTTTGACATTCTGTACAGTAATAGTCTCATGTTTTTTACTTGTGTATTCTATGATGGTATGCAGGATAACCTCCTGTTATCAACAACCTTTTGCTATTTCCATTCTATGCCTTGAATGTGATTTTTGCAGGGGTTGTTCACGAAATATTCTTAGAATTGGTTATTTCATCTTGTGGAAAGACATTGCACGACTTTTTCAGTTTTACTTCTGTTTAAAGTCAATTGTGTCCATAATGATGGTGCAAATTATAGTGTGTGCCAAGCTCATACTTGTGGGCAAGAAAACACATTCTGAGTGCTAGATTTATGTGCCTCTCTTAGTTGGAACCATCTTAATTTGCTTCTGATTGTGTTTAACCCTGTGAAGGATTACTTTCTCGTGCACTCTTTTGGAATCATTTCTCTGCAGCCTGCCCAAGTTCCATCTCTGATAAACACCCTCCTGTCTTGAAACTGCTATTTGAtagtcaatattttttttgtataggCTCATGATTACTTTTCATTGTTGCATATGGGCAATGCATTGTTGTCTGACAGGTTGATTTCTCGACATATTGTCCTCTCTAGGGTTTAGGGTGTTTGTAGATCAGTTCAAATATTTATAGAACTTTTTTTTCATGTGCATATATGGTATTATGGTTGGATCCCAGTGAAGTAAATAGTGGACATCTTTTTTAGGAATATATTAATACCACTGAATGGTTCAGGAATGATACTGTTATGGTTATTTTTTGCAGATTTATGCAGAAATGATTGGGAATGTCATGATAGATGCTCGGTCTACTGGAAAATACTATCACTGTAAGCAGATGATTTGCCTTAACTTTTTATGGATTAAATTTCTTGTTATGTGAATTTTTCATTGATGGGCATGTCTTAAAACAATGTATCCGTTTTCTTTTAATGAATCAGGTTTTTTTGGTTAAAATCTAACATCATTTTATCCAGCTTATACTAGGCATTTTGTGCATCACGAGACCTTCTCAGCCAACCTTTTGTATGCATTATCCTTGCCTTCTTAGAACTGTTTAATGGCTTATTAGTAACAACGAATTCCTTTTATGAAAACAATGCTGAATGACAGCTATGTTCCCTCCAGTAGGCACACATTTATTTCGATATCTTTGTCTCTGTTATGTATTTTCTGCTGTGCACTAGCACAAAGCTAGTCCTATCAACCAGCATCATTGTTGaagttacatgtcattttttatcaaaaaagggAACTTTTTTGGTATGACACATAACGTAATGATGAAAGATTTGTCTGCTCGCTCATCACATGCTTTATGCTTGGGCGTTTCTATTTGCAGTTGTAAGACTTATGGGGCGCTCAGCTTCACACATTACGTTAGAGTGCGCTTTGCAAACTCATCCAAACATTACTATCATTGGAGAAGAGGTATCCTCCTTGATCTCTTGTGTCTGTTATATTTGTATTCAAAGGTGGGATATCATTTAGCTGGCATTGGGAAGTTCAGCTTAATGGTTGGTTGCAATGTTGCATCAGGCCATGAGTTTTGTAGGAAATGTCTAGTTTGGTGAGGAAGATAGTAAAAATTCTTGTTACAGTGGATACTTGTTAATTGTTGATTGACTGGTGTATCTTCTGGTAGGTTGCTGCCAAGAAGCTGTCGTTGAAGAATGTTACTGATTACATTGTAGATGTGGTCTGTAAACGTGCCGAACTTGGTTATAACTATGGTGTGATACTTATTCCTGAAGGTCTAATTGATTTCATTCCTGAGGTATTATTTTACTTTCATGACTTGGGTTACTTTCTGTTCCTCGTTTATAGTGATGGGCATTTTTCTTGGGCGGTTAATATCCACATAATCACAGGATGACTAGGTAAATGACttgatcttttgttttttcatttgcaGGTGCAGGCACTCATTGCTGAACTGAATGAGATACTGGCCCATGAAGTCGTAGATGAAGATGGCCTCTGGAAAAGGAAACTTACGGATCAATCACTTAAGCTCTTTGAATTTTTACCCCAAGCAATTCAGGAACAATTGATGCTTGAAAGAGATCCTCATGGGAATGTCCAGGTGCGTACTGTATTGGTTTTTCTTTTCGTGCTCTTCACTTGTCTGCATTTCTGCTGCATGCGTGGATAGTGTAATATATGTCTTCATTTCAGGTTGCCAAGATTGAAACAGAGAAGATGCTTATTCAAATGGTTGAGACTGAATTGGAGAAAAAGAAGCAGGAAGGTGTCTATAAACGCCAATTTAAGGGACAGTCGCACTTCTTTGGGTAAATATCATCTTTGCCTGCAAGGCTGCAACTATAACCTTTTGCCTTGTTGAGAAATCAACTCACATCATTTTCATGTTTGTTGGCAAATGTATGAGATCAATGGTTTAATAACTTGCATTGTGGTGACTGCATTGTAATTTCCAATATGCAGGTATGAAGGAAGATGTGGTTTGCCTACAAACTTTGATGCTTCGTACTGCTATGCTTTGGGTTATACTGCTGGAGCTCTTCTTCATAGTGGGAAAACTGGGTTGATATCATCAGTGTGTAATTCTATCCTGACTCATTGCatgtcttgattttttgtgtattACTCCCTTATTTCTGGCTCCATTTCAAAATCCATAGTGCTTCAAGTGcattaccttttttttatgtCAAAGATTGTTATTGTCATTGCTAAGTTAACTTGTAGGAATAAAATTTTACTGCATCTCCAGGTAGGGAATTTGAGCACTCCTGTAGAAGAATGGACAGCTAGTGGGACTGCTTTGACTTCTCTTATGGACGTAGAAAGGAGACATGGTATACAAAATTGTTTCTCTCATTTAGGAGTGTAGACAAGTATGTGTTAATAGGCTATAGTCATCCAATTCTTTGTTCAGTGACAGAAGACAACCAAATCCACCAGTGAAGGAAGGCATTCCAAagttttccatttttttatgAAGTAAAAGTTAAAATGAGGAAAAACTAATAGAATCttgtttttcctcttttcttaTACATCCTTAATTGCATCCCATACAAAAAAATTTCCGAGGTGGTGTTACTACGAATGCTATTTCATGCAAATCTAATATAGGCTGCAAAGGGTTATGGGACTTCTCTTGGAGTATTCTAGGATTAAACTTCTGTAGCTCCTTGTTTATTCATTCTTGTTATTTACTTTTCACTTAATGATTTCGCCTTTTACCTTAATGATAAAAAATGGTTCACAGGTAAATTCAAGCCTGTGATTAAAAAGGCAATGGTGGAGCTTGAAGGTAAGAAATTCACTTTCATCTGAACTTTTCATCCTTTTATTGGTTAATTTAGTGGCCAATGAACTGCAGATAGGTATAGAGTCTATATCAATTTTACACCTTTTAACATTTCAGGAGCACCATTCAAAAAGTTTGCCTCCATGCGCGATGAGTGGGCCCTTAAGAATTGCTACATCTCTCCCGGTAAGTTTTGACTTCGCAACAAGTCAGTATTCTTGTTGATAAAAAAACTGTGTTTGGTTTAGCATAGCATCATTTCTAAAATGATTTGCCGAGATGGAGTACGTAAAGGATGTCGGTTAAAACCTTGTAAAAAGCTCGCATTTGGCAGAATTATTCATTTGTAATTGAGACTGTTAATTTTGTGCAGGTCCCATTCAATTCAATGGCCCAACATCTACTGCTGTTAACCACACCCTGCTACTGGAGTTGGGAGCCCAAGCCTAGGCATATTTATAGGCTCCTGTTTTGTTGCAATGTCATGGTTATGGAGAGGACCACCTTAAATAGTCCTTTTACTCAGACCCTCTTTTCTGCCCTTTTTTGGGTCCAATTGTGGCTATTGGAGTGAAATGTTGTCGACTCTTACATTGAATTGAAGTTATCTTTTCATGGCAGTCAAATAATAGTTGTGGCGAAATGCGAATGAGCGTTGGTTTCCACCCAACTGTTCATTGGACAATTGATTGATAAATCCTAGGTCACATGAAATATTTCGCAACTTCCGTGAACCAGTTGAGATTTGGGTCAGGGTCCTGTGCAAGAAGATAATGTAGGGTGTCATTTGCACACGTTGGTTAAGCAAGGGGAAACACATGGGATTTGAACTCGCCTTCTCGCATGCGTTAAGAGTTAGTACattcaagttcaccatctcaatcAATCATACACAAGAAAGGCCTTATTCGAACAATACTTTTTTAAGTCCCAGAACTGCCAATccaaagagagaaagaagatgCCTTTGCAATCTCTTTAAAGCCCCATTAAAACAGCAGTTAAGCATCACCATCCCAAAAAAGAAACTTGCAGAGTTGCAGGtgtaacaaaataaattcaaaccTGGAAGGAATACAAGTTGGAGAACCCCCAACTCCTTTTGAACATGACATTTGACAGATAAACCAGCTAAGAAGCCGTTGAAGTCAAGTCTTAGTGGTATGAGCTAATTATGGCATTGGGCTATGGACATGGACATGATATCAATAGGTGCCTTGTTTAAGAATGCACCACTGATGGTGCCCACTGTCTTGTAATACTGACTGTTTGTTGGAGCTGTGGACCACCTTATATCTCCATCAATGAAAACTGCCATATTCTCTATCGAACTTCACTGTCTTCCCTGTGTAAGTAATCGGGTCTTGTGCAGAGGTCATCATGCACCATCCATCATCTGTAATGGTTGCATGGTAA includes the following:
- the LOC119989990 gene encoding pyrophosphate--fructose 6-phosphate 1-phosphotransferase subunit beta, which codes for MAPSLVNNGDIKSSPATGRVASVYSEVQTSRIDHSLPLPSVLRNPFKIVDGPVSSSAGNSGEIAKLFPNLFGQPSAMLVPNEVDTLSSDLKLKIGVVLSGGQAPGGHNVISGIFDYLQDRVKGSTLFGFKGGPAGIMKCKYVELTTDYIYPYRNQGGFDMICSGRDKIETPEQFKQAQETALKLDLDGLVVIGGDDSNTNACLLAENFRSNNIRTRVIGCPKTIDGDLKCKEVPTSFGFDTACKIYAEMIGNVMIDARSTGKYYHFVRLMGRSASHITLECALQTHPNITIIGEEVAAKKLSLKNVTDYIVDVVCKRAELGYNYGVILIPEGLIDFIPEVQALIAELNEILAHEVVDEDGLWKRKLTDQSLKLFEFLPQAIQEQLMLERDPHGNVQVAKIETEKMLIQMVETELEKKKQEGVYKRQFKGQSHFFGYEGRCGLPTNFDASYCYALGYTAGALLHSGKTGLISSVGNLSTPVEEWTASGTALTSLMDVERRHGKFKPVIKKAMVELEGAPFKKFASMRDEWALKNCYISPGPIQFNGPTSTAVNHTLLLELGAQA